One genomic window of Anaerolineae bacterium includes the following:
- a CDS encoding Type II/IV secretion system ATPase TadZ/CpaE, associated with Flp pilus assembly: MSSSEKIRVVIVDDIAETRENIRKLLQFEKDVEVVGAARTGREGIEVTRQTKPDVVIMDINMPDMDGITATEAIRRTNPFTQIVILSVQGDPNYMRRAMLAGARDFLTKPPTVDELSAAVKRAGKMAQEEREKMPATVQAGGGVPGGGGGAFDGKILVVYSPKGGVGTTTLVTNLAVALHSSETPVVIVDANLQFGDVAVFLNEQGKNSVVDLAPRVDELDVEVVDSVLLAHKPSGIKVLAAPLRPEYAESVSGEQFAKVLQFLRKMFAYIIVDTSSFLSDVVLSSIDVTDLVILLTTQDIPAIKNARVALEVFDVLNLNRKKVLFVLNRYDKRIGITPEKIGESVKQEIVATIPFDERTVIPAVNRGIPFMLEDKTKPLAKAFLSLAEVVRQRISQIADLEIETKKGYSGVFGKVVR; the protein is encoded by the coding sequence ATGAGCTCTTCTGAAAAGATTCGCGTGGTCATTGTTGACGATATTGCAGAGACGCGGGAGAACATCCGTAAATTGCTTCAATTTGAGAAGGATGTTGAGGTTGTTGGTGCTGCTCGAACTGGTAGGGAAGGCATTGAAGTCACCCGTCAGACAAAACCGGATGTGGTGATCATGGATATCAACATGCCGGATATGGATGGCATCACGGCAACCGAGGCAATCCGGAGGACAAATCCCTTCACGCAGATCGTTATTCTTTCAGTACAGGGCGATCCGAATTACATGCGGCGGGCGATGTTAGCCGGCGCCAGAGATTTCTTGACAAAGCCTCCTACCGTGGATGAATTGAGCGCGGCTGTTAAACGAGCCGGGAAAATGGCGCAAGAGGAACGCGAAAAAATGCCTGCTACAGTGCAAGCGGGAGGTGGCGTTCCAGGCGGTGGAGGTGGGGCGTTTGATGGTAAAATTCTTGTGGTTTATAGTCCGAAAGGTGGGGTTGGTACGACCACTCTGGTCACCAATCTGGCAGTAGCACTGCACAGTTCTGAGACCCCTGTTGTGATTGTGGACGCCAATCTCCAATTTGGGGATGTGGCTGTGTTCCTGAACGAACAAGGCAAGAACAGTGTCGTTGATTTGGCGCCCCGAGTGGATGAGTTAGACGTAGAAGTGGTTGATAGTGTTTTACTTGCCCATAAGCCATCGGGAATAAAAGTATTGGCTGCCCCGTTGCGTCCTGAGTATGCTGAGAGTGTGAGCGGTGAACAGTTTGCCAAAGTCTTACAATTCCTGCGGAAAATGTTTGCTTATATTATCGTGGATACATCTTCTTTCTTGTCAGATGTTGTTTTGTCTTCCATTGACGTCACTGATCTGGTAATTTTATTAACAACCCAGGATATTCCGGCAATCAAAAATGCCAGGGTTGCCCTGGAAGTGTTCGATGTATTGAATCTAAATCGGAAAAAGGTGTTGTTCGTCCTTAATCGATATGACAAACGAATTGGAATTACTCCCGAAAAGATTGGAGAGAGCGTCAAGCAGGAAATTGTTGCTACCATTCCCTTTGACGAGAGAACTGTGATTCCGGCAGTAAACCGAGGGATTCCATTTATGCTGGAAGACAAGACGAAACCTCTGGCAAAGGCTTTTTTATCCTTAGCTGAAGTTGTCCGTCAGCGTATCAGTCAAATCGCCGATTTAGAGATAGAAACCAAAAAAGGGTATAGCGGAGTGTTTGGAAAAGTGGTTCGTTAG
- a CDS encoding Type II/IV secretion system ATP hydrolase TadA/VirB11/CpaF, TadA subfamily — translation MSLLKRIEQGQANVPLSGDLEAKNRLLAVQARRVTPTVAPQRDTYLDLKTRVQNRLLAELDPGMDITRVGEVRQTIQELFDQVLGEENIVLSRPERHRLFEQIVAEILGFGPLQPLLEDETITEIMVNGAKNIYIERNGKIQRVPMTFESDEHVMRIIDRIVAPLGRRIDESSPYVDARLPDGSRVNAVIPPISLVGPTITIRKFFKNPLTIEQLIQYGSITPEALQFLKACVEARLNIVISGGTGSGKTTLLNVLSQFIPNDERIITIENAAELQLRQEHVVTLESRPPNIEGKGEVTIRQLVINALRMRPDRIIVGEIRDEAALDMLQAMNTGHDGSMTTAHSNSPRDTLARIETMALMAGMDLPVRAIREQVASAIDLIIHQERMRDGSRKVVNITEVSGMEGDVITLTDIFVFEQSGYENGRIVGRLRATGLRPKFMDKIEAAGIHLPASIFGLGDRRRY, via the coding sequence ATGTCGCTATTGAAACGAATTGAACAAGGTCAAGCGAATGTTCCTCTAAGTGGAGATCTGGAAGCCAAGAATCGTTTATTAGCGGTACAGGCTCGCCGGGTGACGCCGACCGTTGCTCCCCAAAGAGACACGTATCTGGACTTGAAAACAAGAGTCCAGAACCGCTTGTTAGCCGAATTAGATCCCGGGATGGATATTACTCGCGTAGGCGAGGTACGGCAAACCATCCAGGAGCTATTTGATCAGGTGCTGGGTGAAGAAAACATCGTTCTCTCTCGACCTGAGCGACATCGCCTTTTTGAGCAAATTGTGGCTGAAATCCTTGGCTTTGGTCCGCTTCAGCCTTTGCTTGAAGATGAAACTATTACTGAAATCATGGTTAATGGGGCTAAAAATATCTATATCGAACGCAATGGCAAGATTCAACGCGTACCCATGACCTTTGAGAGTGATGAGCACGTGATGCGGATTATTGATCGAATCGTTGCTCCCCTTGGGCGGCGAATCGATGAGTCTAGCCCGTATGTTGATGCTCGTTTGCCAGATGGATCGCGCGTAAATGCAGTGATTCCTCCGATTTCGCTGGTGGGACCCACCATCACAATCCGAAAATTTTTCAAGAATCCCTTGACCATTGAACAATTAATACAATATGGGTCAATCACGCCAGAAGCTTTGCAGTTTCTTAAGGCGTGCGTGGAAGCGAGATTAAACATCGTCATTTCTGGGGGTACGGGTTCAGGAAAAACTACTCTTCTAAATGTGCTATCGCAATTTATTCCCAATGACGAGCGAATTATTACGATCGAAAATGCAGCCGAATTGCAACTCCGTCAGGAGCATGTAGTTACTTTAGAATCAAGGCCTCCAAATATCGAAGGAAAAGGCGAAGTGACTATCCGCCAGTTAGTTATCAATGCATTGCGGATGCGACCAGATCGAATCATAGTGGGTGAGATTCGCGATGAGGCGGCGTTGGACATGTTACAAGCCATGAATACCGGACATGATGGTTCAATGACGACTGCGCACTCGAACTCGCCGCGAGATACCCTGGCGCGAATTGAAACTATGGCACTTATGGCCGGGATGGATTTGCCGGTTCGAGCGATTCGTGAACAAGTAGCATCTGCAATTGATCTTATTATTCATCAAGAAAGGATGCGAGACGGCTCTCGTAAAGTTGTCAATATCACTGAAGTGAGCGGCATGGAAGGGGATGTGATTACCTTGACGGATATTTTCGTCTTTGAACAAAGTGGTTATGAGAATGGCAGAATCGTTGGTCGGTTGCGAGCAACAGGACTAAGACCGAAATTTATGGATAAGATTGAGGCGGCGGGGATTCATCTGCCGGCTTCGATTTTTGGTCTTGGAGATCGAAGACGTTACTAA
- a CDS encoding Two component sensor histidine kinase, which yields MNSRQQPNPIDALRQLLQELARILETIKQEIQENEHLLLQSQQEMEKLSRKNASITAELQKIQSHTDEFSRHELRMGYEAALEAQQRLYLMSGKVEKIQSQIQQYHRQMSWLENIQENLQNLLNQLGGYSKGFHSGEGVEMIIQAQEAERQRLSRQMHDGPAQALSNFILQTEIAMRLFELDPVKAKEELESLKLSATQAFQKVRDFIFELRPMMLDDLGLAPTVRRYVDAMRSIPGTSIQFTLTGMERRLEPYLEVMVFRAIQELLGNAVRHSQASEVRLQVDLGDNALKVMIDDNGKGFDPEILKERTNMGIKVIRDRVEMIGGEFQLDTRVGEGTRISFTIPLHDRTDLT from the coding sequence ATGAATAGCCGCCAACAACCGAATCCCATTGACGCGCTACGTCAATTGCTGCAGGAACTTGCCCGGATCTTAGAAACCATCAAGCAGGAGATTCAAGAAAACGAGCACCTTCTGCTACAAAGCCAGCAGGAAATGGAAAAGCTCAGCAGAAAAAACGCTTCGATAACCGCTGAGTTACAGAAGATTCAATCTCACACGGATGAATTTTCGCGACATGAGTTGCGAATGGGGTATGAAGCAGCTCTGGAAGCTCAGCAACGGCTGTACTTGATGTCTGGAAAAGTAGAGAAAATCCAGAGTCAGATTCAACAATACCATCGCCAGATGAGTTGGTTGGAGAATATTCAAGAGAATCTGCAGAATTTGCTCAACCAGCTTGGCGGATACAGTAAAGGCTTTCATTCTGGAGAGGGGGTGGAAATGATCATTCAAGCCCAGGAAGCCGAACGACAACGTTTGTCTCGTCAGATGCACGACGGGCCTGCCCAGGCGCTCTCTAACTTTATTTTGCAAACCGAGATTGCCATGCGTTTGTTTGAACTCGATCCGGTCAAAGCGAAAGAAGAACTTGAGAGCTTGAAGTTATCTGCCACGCAAGCATTTCAGAAAGTGCGCGATTTTATTTTTGAATTGAGACCGATGATGCTGGATGACCTGGGGTTGGCTCCTACTGTCAGAAGGTATGTGGACGCAATGCGATCTATCCCAGGCACTTCCATTCAGTTTACCCTCACAGGAATGGAGAGGCGATTGGAACCCTACCTGGAAGTCATGGTTTTTCGGGCGATCCAGGAACTGTTGGGAAATGCTGTGCGCCATAGTCAGGCAAGCGAAGTGAGACTGCAAGTGGATTTAGGCGACAATGCCTTGAAAGTGATGATAGACGATAATGGTAAAGGATTTGACCCTGAGATATTGAAAGAGAGAACCAATATGGGGATTAAGGTGATCCGTGATCGAGTGGAGATGATAGGAGGTGAATTTCAACTGGATACCCGTGTGGGAGAAGGAACGCGAATCTCATTTACCATACCTCTGCACGATCGAACCGACCTTACATAA
- a CDS encoding two component transcriptional regulator, LuxR family, with protein MENLPVQIQKKTSLVIIDDHPFFRQGLEDVLRLEEDFEIIGIASSGQEGLSLIRKLRPQIGITDVNLPDLNGLMVVRNVTQEHLPTRMILLTAYDDLSQKVLAFLSGAWGYCTKDIQPIDFVERIRAVIRGFYIFSDEILSPDELRHWLACQTNGADQCDSLAQISPLSPREMEVLSLLTLGQSNKEIAHQMGISHQTVKNHLASLFRKLGVDDRTQAVLYALQKGWIRMPTVESEDY; from the coding sequence ATGGAAAACCTTCCTGTTCAGATCCAAAAGAAAACATCCTTAGTCATCATTGACGATCATCCATTCTTTCGTCAAGGGCTGGAAGATGTTTTACGCCTGGAGGAAGATTTTGAAATTATTGGCATTGCGTCGAGTGGGCAGGAAGGGCTTTCTTTAATCCGCAAGTTGAGACCACAAATTGGGATAACGGATGTCAATTTACCCGACCTGAACGGCTTGATGGTGGTCAGGAATGTAACCCAGGAACATCTCCCGACGCGAATGATCTTGTTGACAGCTTATGATGACCTGTCCCAGAAGGTGTTGGCGTTTCTATCGGGTGCCTGGGGTTATTGTACAAAGGATATTCAACCAATTGATTTCGTTGAACGGATTCGAGCCGTTATTCGAGGCTTTTACATTTTCTCTGATGAAATTCTTAGCCCTGACGAGTTACGCCACTGGTTAGCCTGCCAAACTAATGGGGCAGATCAATGCGACAGTCTTGCTCAAATATCACCCCTTTCACCGCGAGAAATGGAAGTGCTCTCTTTATTGACGCTAGGACAAAGCAACAAAGAAATTGCCCACCAGATGGGTATCAGCCATCAGACAGTAAAGAATCATTTAGCATCATTGTTCCGCAAACTGGGGGTAGATGACCGCACTCAAGCGGTGTTGTACGCCTTACAAAAAGGCTGGATTCGAATGCCAACAGTTGAGAGTGAGGATTATTAG